From the Paludisphaera mucosa genome, one window contains:
- a CDS encoding carboxymuconolactone decarboxylase family protein translates to MITRRLAASFTLASALLAPAVKAGDEGAPSPVAVTRPGLKEVLEGSKKSQPRLPLPPLTPEEKARAEKAAANPNGGVFAGIVNNGRMRNFYLAPEFRSEFYVRPSDAGKTDPKTILRWGAGDPAMPLDPTVRIMFFWLVARANNCYYCLGHQEVKLKAAGVSDDQLAALDTDWSSFKPADAAAFAFVKKLARTPQEIATADVEALRRHHDDLAILDMIFSTGNYCAMTRWTGGLAIPQEDHRDYLTPTAAAYRQLPSLVAPLDPERGGSQVVCKPAAANRPALESRPDVEAALAAARERKPRLTLVDEEKARKILPDDWSAAPLSNWVRLLANFPEAGKARILSITAGAAADKGVLDPTLRAQIAWIAARQDRAWYALGQARKRLHDLGQSDDAIFAIDAPDDRFSAGQKAVFHLAKKLTADPALVTDADVAAVRKHFSDRETAEVVYFVTVAAFFDRVTEAAGIPLES, encoded by the coding sequence ATGATCACGAGACGACTCGCGGCCTCGTTCACGCTCGCGTCCGCCCTTCTTGCACCCGCCGTCAAGGCCGGCGACGAGGGCGCGCCCTCGCCGGTCGCGGTCACCCGGCCGGGCCTCAAGGAGGTGCTCGAAGGGTCGAAAAAGAGCCAGCCCCGGCTGCCGCTCCCCCCGCTCACCCCGGAAGAGAAGGCTCGCGCCGAGAAGGCGGCGGCGAACCCGAACGGGGGCGTCTTCGCCGGCATCGTCAACAACGGCCGGATGCGAAATTTCTACCTCGCGCCCGAATTCCGCAGCGAGTTCTACGTGCGGCCGTCGGATGCGGGGAAGACCGACCCCAAGACGATCCTGCGCTGGGGCGCCGGCGATCCGGCGATGCCGCTCGACCCCACGGTGCGCATCATGTTCTTCTGGCTCGTCGCCCGGGCCAACAACTGCTACTACTGCCTGGGCCACCAGGAGGTGAAGCTCAAGGCGGCCGGCGTCAGCGACGACCAACTCGCCGCGCTCGACACCGACTGGTCCTCGTTCAAGCCGGCCGACGCCGCGGCGTTCGCCTTCGTGAAGAAGCTGGCGCGGACGCCCCAGGAGATCGCGACCGCCGACGTCGAGGCGCTCCGTCGCCATCACGACGACCTGGCGATCCTCGACATGATCTTCTCGACGGGCAACTACTGCGCGATGACCCGCTGGACCGGCGGCCTGGCCATCCCCCAGGAGGATCACCGCGACTACCTGACCCCGACGGCCGCGGCCTATCGACAACTCCCCAGCCTGGTCGCGCCGCTGGATCCGGAAAGGGGCGGGTCGCAGGTCGTCTGCAAGCCCGCCGCCGCGAACCGGCCGGCGTTGGAGTCGCGACCGGACGTGGAGGCCGCCCTGGCCGCGGCCCGCGAGCGGAAGCCGCGGCTGACGCTGGTCGACGAGGAGAAGGCCCGCAAGATACTCCCCGACGACTGGTCCGCAGCGCCGCTGTCGAACTGGGTCCGGCTGCTCGCCAACTTCCCCGAGGCCGGCAAGGCCCGCATCCTGAGCATCACGGCCGGCGCCGCGGCCGACAAGGGCGTCCTCGACCCCACGCTCCGCGCCCAGATCGCCTGGATCGCCGCCCGCCAGGACCGCGCCTGGTACGCCCTGGGACAGGCCAGGAAGCGGCTGCACGACCTCGGCCAGTCGGACGATGCGATCTTCGCGATCGACGCGCCGGACGACCGCTTCTCCGCGGGCCAGAAGGCCGTGTTCCACCTGGCGAAGAAGCTGACCGCCGACCCGGCGCTCGTCACCGACGCCGACGTCGCGGCCGTCCGCAAGCATTTCTCCGATCGCGAGACCGCCGAGGTCGTCTACTTCGTCACCGTCGCGGCCTTCTTCGACCGCGTGACCGAGGCCGCCGGCATTCCCCTGGAATCCTGA